One segment of Bradyrhizobium sp. CB2312 DNA contains the following:
- a CDS encoding ABC transporter permease produces MADGSIGLWTVPLAVLGGAIRVSTPFLFVSLGECITERSGRINLGLEGTLVMGAMSAYGISYLTGSPWLGVLAAGITGALLGALHAGICSLPRVNDVAVGIALMLFGTGLAFYLGKPLIEPTAPRLPAIDFGWWSDIPQVRAALQVNVLFLIGVALAPILYWAFRTTRWGLLIRTAGESSDAARAMGHSVLLIRLRATMVGGFLAGIGGSFLSLFYPGSWNEGLSSGQGITAVALVIFARWDPLLCLWASLAFGGAAALGPALQSVGVTSGYHLFNAAPYILTLAIMIITCSPKRTLTGAPAELSITR; encoded by the coding sequence ATTCGCGTCTCGACGCCCTTCCTGTTCGTGAGCCTGGGGGAATGCATCACCGAACGATCCGGCCGCATCAATCTCGGCCTCGAAGGCACACTGGTGATGGGCGCGATGAGCGCTTATGGCATCTCCTATCTCACGGGATCGCCGTGGCTAGGGGTGCTCGCTGCCGGCATCACCGGCGCACTTCTCGGCGCGCTTCACGCCGGCATCTGCTCGCTGCCCCGCGTCAATGACGTCGCGGTCGGCATCGCCTTGATGCTGTTCGGCACCGGCCTTGCGTTCTATCTCGGCAAGCCACTGATCGAGCCGACCGCGCCGCGCCTGCCCGCGATCGATTTCGGCTGGTGGAGTGACATCCCGCAGGTGCGCGCCGCGCTGCAGGTCAACGTGCTGTTCCTGATCGGCGTCGCGCTGGCGCCAATCCTCTATTGGGCCTTCCGCACCACGCGCTGGGGCCTTCTCATCCGCACCGCAGGTGAAAGCTCGGATGCCGCGCGTGCGATGGGCCATTCCGTGCTCTTGATCCGCCTGCGCGCAACCATGGTCGGCGGCTTCCTCGCCGGCATCGGCGGCTCGTTCCTGTCGCTGTTCTATCCCGGTAGTTGGAACGAGGGCCTGTCCTCGGGCCAGGGCATCACCGCGGTCGCACTCGTCATCTTCGCCCGCTGGGACCCCCTGCTCTGCTTGTGGGCCTCGCTCGCTTTCGGCGGCGCCGCGGCGCTGGGACCGGCGCTGCAATCGGTCGGCGTCACCTCCGGCTATCACCTCTTCAACGCCGCGCCTTACATTTTGACGCTGGCGATCATGATCATCACCTGCTCGCCGAAACGCACGCTGACCGGAGCCCCGGCCGAATTGTCGATCACTCGCTAG